Proteins from a single region of Panulirus ornatus isolate Po-2019 chromosome 66, ASM3632096v1, whole genome shotgun sequence:
- the LOC139746812 gene encoding glycine receptor subunit alpha-4-like, with protein sequence MILSASPAYFSVEVYGGDCNTLNIKRRYNLNFMCNFDLLLYPFDGQFCNSHVRIISASKTYLKFHPKLSTAEYTGNPSLLEYEVGRVSLRHDNSGPFSEAFVKVPLTRLFGYAMLNIFLPSILLLVISYVTLFFSEEVFETRMMASLTNLLVMATLFTQVLSPVTHQD encoded by the exons ATGATCCTGTCAGCCTCGCCAGCCTACTTCAGCG TGGAGGTGTACGGGGGAGACTGCAACACACTTAACATCAAGCGACGCTACAACCTCAACTTCATGTGTAACTTCGATCTCCTGCTGTACCCGTTCGACGGCCAGTTCTGCAACTCCCACGTCAGGATCATCTCCGCCTCCAAGACCTACCTCAAGTTCCACCCGAAACTCTCCACCGCTGAGTACACCGGCAACCCGAGCCTGCTCGAGTATGAG GTAGGTCGAGTGTCCCTCCGCCACGATAACTCCGGCCCCTTCAGCGAAGCGTTCGTGAAAGTGCCTTTAACTCGCCTCTTCGGGTATGCGATGTTGAACATCTTCCTGCCTTCGATCCTGCTGCTGGTCATCAGCTACGTCACCCTCTTCTTCAGCGAGGAAGTCTTCGAAACGAGGATGATGGCATCGCTCACCAACCTCCTCGTCATGGCTACGCTCTTCACACAGGTACTCTCGCCCGTCACCCATCAAGATTAA